The following proteins are encoded in a genomic region of Fusarium oxysporum f. sp. lycopersici 4287 chromosome 1, whole genome shotgun sequence:
- a CDS encoding UTP-glucose-1-phosphate uridylyltransferase (At least one base has a quality score < 10), translating to MLQAFENTSTNVAAAQMRNALTNLAETVKDPEQKKLFETEMDNFFALFRRYLNDKAKGNAVDWDRIAPPAQGQVVDYEDLANTESVQFLNKLAVLKLNGGLGTSMGCVGPKSVIEVRDGMSFLDLSVRQIEYLNRTYDVNVPFILMNSFNTNDDTAAIIKKYEGHNVDILTFNQSRYPRVYKDSLLPVPKHNDSPINEWYPPGHGDVFESLYNSGILDKLLERGIEIIFLSNVDNLGAVVDLRILQHMMETNAEYIMELTNKTKADVKGGTIIDYEGSVRLLEIAQVPKEHVNEFKSIKKFKYFNTNNIWLNLKAIKRVVENDELEMEIIPNGKTIPGDKKGESDISIIQLETAVGAAIRHFNNAHGVNVPRRRFLPVKTCSDLMLVKSDLYTLKHGQLQMSAARFGDAPLIKLGGDFKKVSDFQKRIPSIPKVLELDHLTITGAVNLGRGVTLKGTVIIVATEGSTIDIPPGSILENVVVQGSLRLLEH from the exons ATGCTCCAGGCTTTCGAGAACACCTCCACCAACGTCGCTGCTGCTCAGATGCGAAATGCTCTGACCAACCTCGCCGAGACCGTCAAGGATCCCGAACAGAAGAAG TTGTTCGAGACTGAGATGGACAACTTCTTCGCCCTTTTCCGACGATACCTCaacgacaaggccaagggcaacGCCGT AGACTGGGATCGCATTGCTCCTCCCGCTCAGGGTCAGGTTGTCGATTACGAGGATCTTGCCAACACCGAGTCTGTCCAGTTCCTCAACAAGCTGGCTGTTCTCAAGCTCAATGGTGGTCTGGGAACCTCCATGGGTTGTGTCGGCCCCAAGTCCGTTATTGAGGTCCGTGACGGCATGTCCTTCCTCGATCTTTCCGTCCGACAGATCGAGTACCTGAACCGTACCTACGACGTTAACGTCCCTTTCATTCTCATGAACTCCTTCAACACAAATGACGACACTgccgccatcatcaagaagtACGAGGGCCACAACGTCGATATCCTTACCTTCAACCAGTCTCGATACCCCAGAGTATACAAGGACTCTCTCCTCCCCGTCCCCAAGCATAACGACTCTCCCATCAACGAGTGGTACCCCCCTGGCCACGGTGACGTTTTCGAGTCTCTCTACAACTCTGGCATTCTcgacaagcttctcgagcgAGGCATCGAGATTATCTTTCTTTCCAACGTCGACAACCTGGGCGCCGTGGTCGACCTTCGCATTCTCCAGCACATGATGGAGACAAACGCTGAGTACATCATGGAGCTgaccaacaagaccaaggccgacGTCAAGGGTGGTACAATCATCGACTATGAGGGCTCAGTCCGCCTGCTCGAAATTGCCCAGGTACCCAAGGAGCATGTCAACGAGTTCAAGTCtatcaagaagttcaagtacttcaacaccaacaacatctggctcaacctcaaggccatcaagcgTGTGGTAGAGAACGACGAACTCGAGATGGAGATTATTCCCAACGGCAAAACCATTCCTGGTGACAAGAAGGGCGAGTCCGATATCTCTATCATCCAGCTCGAGACCGCTGTCGGTGCTGCTATCCGTCATTTCAACAACGCCCACGGTGTCAATGTTCCCCGTCGACGATTCTTGCCCGTCAAGACCTGTTCCGATCTGATGCTCGTCAAGTCTGATCTCTACACATTGAAGCACGGCCAGCTTCAAATGAGTGCCGCTCGCTTCGGTGACGCACCCCTGATCAAGCTTGGTGGTGACTTCAAGAAGGTCTCAGACTTCCAGAAGCGAATCCCCTCCATTCCTAAggtgctggagctggatCACCTCACCATCACCGGTGCCGTCAACCTTGGCCGCGGCGTAACGCTCAAGGGCACTGTTATCATCGTCGCGACAGAGGGCAGCACCATCGACATTCCCCCTGGATCGATCCTTGAGAACGTGGTTGTCCAGGGTAGCTTGCGCCTGCTCGAACATTAA
- a CDS encoding UTP-glucose-1-phosphate uridylyltransferase (At least one base has a quality score < 10) — protein MASAIKSALPTHLKPNSGDEQGNERRHGKTRSHMAFENTSTNVAAAQMRNALTNLAETVKDPEQKKLFETEMDNFFALFRRYLNDKAKGNAVDWDRIAPPAQGQVVDYEDLANTESVQFLNKLAVLKLNGGLGTSMGCVGPKSVIEVRDGMSFLDLSVRQIEYLNRTYDVNVPFILMNSFNTNDDTAAIIKKYEGHNVDILTFNQSRYPRVYKDSLLPVPKHNDSPINEWYPPGHGDVFESLYNSGILDKLLERGIEIIFLSNVDNLGAVVDLRILQHMMETNAEYIMELTNKTKADVKGGTIIDYEGSVRLLEIAQVPKEHVNEFKSIKKFKYFNTNNIWLNLKAIKRVVENDELEMEIIPNGKTIPGDKKGESDISIIQLETAVGAAIRHFNNAHGVNVPRRRFLPVKTCSDLMLVKSDLYTLKHGQLQMSAARFGDAPLIKLGGDFKKVSDFQKRIPSIPKVLELDHLTITGAVNLGRGVTLKGTVIIVATEGSTIDIPPGSILENVVVQGSLRLLEH, from the exons GCTTTCGAGAACACCTCCACCAACGTCGCTGCTGCTCAGATGCGAAATGCTCTGACCAACCTCGCCGAGACCGTCAAGGATCCCGAACAGAAGAAG TTGTTCGAGACTGAGATGGACAACTTCTTCGCCCTTTTCCGACGATACCTCaacgacaaggccaagggcaacGCCGT AGACTGGGATCGCATTGCTCCTCCCGCTCAGGGTCAGGTTGTCGATTACGAGGATCTTGCCAACACCGAGTCTGTCCAGTTCCTCAACAAGCTGGCTGTTCTCAAGCTCAATGGTGGTCTGGGAACCTCCATGGGTTGTGTCGGCCCCAAGTCCGTTATTGAGGTCCGTGACGGCATGTCCTTCCTCGATCTTTCCGTCCGACAGATCGAGTACCTGAACCGTACCTACGACGTTAACGTCCCTTTCATTCTCATGAACTCCTTCAACACAAATGACGACACTgccgccatcatcaagaagtACGAGGGCCACAACGTCGATATCCTTACCTTCAACCAGTCTCGATACCCCAGAGTATACAAGGACTCTCTCCTCCCCGTCCCCAAGCATAACGACTCTCCCATCAACGAGTGGTACCCCCCTGGCCACGGTGACGTTTTCGAGTCTCTCTACAACTCTGGCATTCTcgacaagcttctcgagcgAGGCATCGAGATTATCTTTCTTTCCAACGTCGACAACCTGGGCGCCGTGGTCGACCTTCGCATTCTCCAGCACATGATGGAGACAAACGCTGAGTACATCATGGAGCTgaccaacaagaccaaggccgacGTCAAGGGTGGTACAATCATCGACTATGAGGGCTCAGTCCGCCTGCTCGAAATTGCCCAGGTACCCAAGGAGCATGTCAACGAGTTCAAGTCtatcaagaagttcaagtacttcaacaccaacaacatctggctcaacctcaaggccatcaagcgTGTGGTAGAGAACGACGAACTCGAGATGGAGATTATTCCCAACGGCAAAACCATTCCTGGTGACAAGAAGGGCGAGTCCGATATCTCTATCATCCAGCTCGAGACCGCTGTCGGTGCTGCTATCCGTCATTTCAACAACGCCCACGGTGTCAATGTTCCCCGTCGACGATTCTTGCCCGTCAAGACCTGTTCCGATCTGATGCTCGTCAAGTCTGATCTCTACACATTGAAGCACGGCCAGCTTCAAATGAGTGCCGCTCGCTTCGGTGACGCACCCCTGATCAAGCTTGGTGGTGACTTCAAGAAGGTCTCAGACTTCCAGAAGCGAATCCCCTCCATTCCTAAggtgctggagctggatCACCTCACCATCACCGGTGCCGTCAACCTTGGCCGCGGCGTAACGCTCAAGGGCACTGTTATCATCGTCGCGACAGAGGGCAGCACCATCGACATTCCCCCTGGATCGATCCTTGAGAACGTGGTTGTCCAGGGTAGCTTGCGCCTGCTCGAACATTAA
- a CDS encoding hypothetical protein (At least one base has a quality score < 10) yields MSLQKLRSWYARKSPVELWLDLLRTAEAFEDWEEAALHLDNLLGLDLWRNNPASKYYDWRLIAERLDSLATAREDGNFQQLVNLLRSGLVRNLGNITSPKLYNRSFAGTKYLIEEYITQIAEAVEDIRALPTTPSAIHGTGPSLTTQMKLDCIHDTRQAFGRSTLVLQGGAIFGMCHLGVVKALFLRGLLPRIITGTATGALIAALVAIHTEDELPAVLSGDGIDLSAFASKNGHENGDTSTAQTFRSRWETLLRRIRRFSKEGYFLDVTVLEECVRANVGDLTFEEAYNRSKRVLNITVATEGQGGVPTLLNYLTAPNVLIWTAAVASNASSPSLYGHRKTTMLCKDAHGSIVPWAPANTIDFRHWTHTSYSDRDSPLRRIAELFNVNHFIVSQARPYLIPFIQSDMHGPSLVESRSKTTQISAFLVRMVGLEIRHRLSQLDTLNLLPTGIRRFLVDEQVPAASMVLVPEVTAGDFRREERVACRSRPKN; encoded by the exons ATGTCGTTGCAGAAGCTGCGGAGTTGGTACGCGCGCAAAAGCCCCGTTGAACTATGGCTGGATCTATTGAGAACCGCCGAGGCCTTTGAGGACTGGGAGGAGGCCGCGCTACACCTGGATAACCTCCTGGGCCTTGATCTATG GAGGAACAATCCAGCTTCTAAGTATTACGACTGGAGACTCATTGCAGAACGCCTAGACTCTCTCGCGACCGCGCGGGAAGATGGAAACTTTCAGCAGCTCGTCAACCTGTTAAGATCCGGCCTTGTTCGAAACCTCGGGAACATTACCTCACCCAAACTCTACAATCGATCATTTGCCGGAACCAAGTACCTTATAGAAGAGTACATCACACAGATTGCCGAGGCAGTGGAAGATATTCGCGCCCTGCCTACAACTCCATCGGCTATACATGGCACGGGGCCATCGTTGACGACGCAGATGAAATTAGACTGTATCCATGACACAAGACAGGCTTTTGGGAGGAGTACACTCGTCCTTCAAGGTGGTGCCATATTTGGCATGTGCCATTTGGGCGTTGTGAAGGCTCTCTTTCTGCGTGGTTTACTTCCGCGCATTATTACGGGAACGGCTACAGGCGCCTTGATCGCGGCTCTGGTCGCTATTCATACAGAAGATGAGCTACCGGCTGTTTTGAGTGGCGATGGTATCGATCTCTCGGCATTTGCGTCCAAGAATGGTCATGAGAACGGGGACACTTCAACGGCTCAGACCTTCAGGTCGCGGTGGGAAACTCTGTTGCGGAGGATTAGACGTTTCTCCAAAGAGGGGTACTTTCTTGACGTGACTGTTTTGGAGGAGTGTGTGAGGGCCAATGTTGGCGATTTGACTTTCGAGGAGGCCTATAACCGGAGCAAGCGGGTGCTGAACATAACTGTTGCGACGGAGGGCCAGGGGGGTGTACCGACGCTCCTCAACTATCTGACTGCGCCTAATGTG TTGATCTGGACCGCTGCTGTAGCGTCGAATGCCTCATCGCCTTCTCTCTATGGCCACCGCAAGACGACTATGCTCTGCAAGGACGCCCACGGCAGCATTGTACCGTGGGCACCAGCTAACACAATTGACTTTCGACATTGGACTCATACATCCTACTCCGATCGAGACTCACCTTTACGACGCATTGCTGAGTTATTCAACGTCAATCATTTCATTGTCAGCCAAGCTCGACCGTATCTCATTCCCTTTATTCAGTCTGATATGCATGGTCCATCTTTAGTAGAGTCACGGAGCAAGACAACACAGATATCTGCCTTTCTCGTACGCATGGTTGGGTTGGAGATAAGGCACCGCCTCAGTCAGCTGGACACACTAAATCTCCTGCCAACCGGTATACGTCGCTTCCTGGTTGATGAACAAGTCCCGGCTGCTTCCATGGTTCTCGTGCCCGAAGTGACAGCAGGGGACTTT AGGCGAGAGGAGCGTGTGGCCTGCCGTAGCCGCCCTAAAAATTAG
- a CDS encoding UTP-glucose-1-phosphate uridylyltransferase (At least one base has a quality score < 10), producing the protein MDNFFALFRRYLNDKAKGNAVDWDRIAPPAQGQVVDYEDLANTESVQFLNKLAVLKLNGGLGTSMGCVGPKSVIEVRDGMSFLDLSVRQIEYLNRTYDVNVPFILMNSFNTNDDTAAIIKKYEGHNVDILTFNQSRYPRVYKDSLLPVPKHNDSPINEWYPPGHGDVFESLYNSGILDKLLERGIEIIFLSNVDNLGAVVDLRILQHMMETNAEYIMELTNKTKADVKGGTIIDYEGSVRLLEIAQVPKEHVNEFKSIKKFKYFNTNNIWLNLKAIKRVVENDELEMEIIPNGKTIPGDKKGESDISIIQLETAVGAAIRHFNNAHGVNVPRRRFLPVKTCSDLMLVKSDLYTLKHGQLQMSAARFGDAPLIKLGGDFKKVSDFQKRIPSIPKVLELDHLTITGAVNLGRGVTLKGTVIIVATEGSTIDIPPGSILENVVVQGSLRLLEH; encoded by the exons ATGGACAACTTCTTCGCCCTTTTCCGACGATACCTCaacgacaaggccaagggcaacGCCGT AGACTGGGATCGCATTGCTCCTCCCGCTCAGGGTCAGGTTGTCGATTACGAGGATCTTGCCAACACCGAGTCTGTCCAGTTCCTCAACAAGCTGGCTGTTCTCAAGCTCAATGGTGGTCTGGGAACCTCCATGGGTTGTGTCGGCCCCAAGTCCGTTATTGAGGTCCGTGACGGCATGTCCTTCCTCGATCTTTCCGTCCGACAGATCGAGTACCTGAACCGTACCTACGACGTTAACGTCCCTTTCATTCTCATGAACTCCTTCAACACAAATGACGACACTgccgccatcatcaagaagtACGAGGGCCACAACGTCGATATCCTTACCTTCAACCAGTCTCGATACCCCAGAGTATACAAGGACTCTCTCCTCCCCGTCCCCAAGCATAACGACTCTCCCATCAACGAGTGGTACCCCCCTGGCCACGGTGACGTTTTCGAGTCTCTCTACAACTCTGGCATTCTcgacaagcttctcgagcgAGGCATCGAGATTATCTTTCTTTCCAACGTCGACAACCTGGGCGCCGTGGTCGACCTTCGCATTCTCCAGCACATGATGGAGACAAACGCTGAGTACATCATGGAGCTgaccaacaagaccaaggccgacGTCAAGGGTGGTACAATCATCGACTATGAGGGCTCAGTCCGCCTGCTCGAAATTGCCCAGGTACCCAAGGAGCATGTCAACGAGTTCAAGTCtatcaagaagttcaagtacttcaacaccaacaacatctggctcaacctcaaggccatcaagcgTGTGGTAGAGAACGACGAACTCGAGATGGAGATTATTCCCAACGGCAAAACCATTCCTGGTGACAAGAAGGGCGAGTCCGATATCTCTATCATCCAGCTCGAGACCGCTGTCGGTGCTGCTATCCGTCATTTCAACAACGCCCACGGTGTCAATGTTCCCCGTCGACGATTCTTGCCCGTCAAGACCTGTTCCGATCTGATGCTCGTCAAGTCTGATCTCTACACATTGAAGCACGGCCAGCTTCAAATGAGTGCCGCTCGCTTCGGTGACGCACCCCTGATCAAGCTTGGTGGTGACTTCAAGAAGGTCTCAGACTTCCAGAAGCGAATCCCCTCCATTCCTAAggtgctggagctggatCACCTCACCATCACCGGTGCCGTCAACCTTGGCCGCGGCGTAACGCTCAAGGGCACTGTTATCATCGTCGCGACAGAGGGCAGCACCATCGACATTCCCCCTGGATCGATCCTTGAGAACGTGGTTGTCCAGGGTAGCTTGCGCCTGCTCGAACATTAA
- a CDS encoding UTP-glucose-1-phosphate uridylyltransferase (At least one base has a quality score < 10) produces the protein MGCVGPKSVIEVRDGMSFLDLSVRQIEYLNRTYDVNVPFILMNSFNTNDDTAAIIKKYEGHNVDILTFNQSRYPRVYKDSLLPVPKHNDSPINEWYPPGHGDVFESLYNSGILDKLLERGIEIIFLSNVDNLGAVVDLRILQHMMETNAEYIMELTNKTKADVKGGTIIDYEGSVRLLEIAQVPKEHVNEFKSIKKFKYFNTNNIWLNLKAIKRVVENDELEMEIIPNGKTIPGDKKGESDISIIQLETAVGAAIRHFNNAHGVNVPRRRFLPVKTCSDLMLVKSDLYTLKHGQLQMSAARFGDAPLIKLGGDFKKVSDFQKRIPSIPKVLELDHLTITGAVNLGRGVTLKGTVIIVATEGSTIDIPPGSILENVVVQGSLRLLEH, from the coding sequence ATGGGTTGTGTCGGCCCCAAGTCCGTTATTGAGGTCCGTGACGGCATGTCCTTCCTCGATCTTTCCGTCCGACAGATCGAGTACCTGAACCGTACCTACGACGTTAACGTCCCTTTCATTCTCATGAACTCCTTCAACACAAATGACGACACTgccgccatcatcaagaagtACGAGGGCCACAACGTCGATATCCTTACCTTCAACCAGTCTCGATACCCCAGAGTATACAAGGACTCTCTCCTCCCCGTCCCCAAGCATAACGACTCTCCCATCAACGAGTGGTACCCCCCTGGCCACGGTGACGTTTTCGAGTCTCTCTACAACTCTGGCATTCTcgacaagcttctcgagcgAGGCATCGAGATTATCTTTCTTTCCAACGTCGACAACCTGGGCGCCGTGGTCGACCTTCGCATTCTCCAGCACATGATGGAGACAAACGCTGAGTACATCATGGAGCTgaccaacaagaccaaggccgacGTCAAGGGTGGTACAATCATCGACTATGAGGGCTCAGTCCGCCTGCTCGAAATTGCCCAGGTACCCAAGGAGCATGTCAACGAGTTCAAGTCtatcaagaagttcaagtacttcaacaccaacaacatctggctcaacctcaaggccatcaagcgTGTGGTAGAGAACGACGAACTCGAGATGGAGATTATTCCCAACGGCAAAACCATTCCTGGTGACAAGAAGGGCGAGTCCGATATCTCTATCATCCAGCTCGAGACCGCTGTCGGTGCTGCTATCCGTCATTTCAACAACGCCCACGGTGTCAATGTTCCCCGTCGACGATTCTTGCCCGTCAAGACCTGTTCCGATCTGATGCTCGTCAAGTCTGATCTCTACACATTGAAGCACGGCCAGCTTCAAATGAGTGCCGCTCGCTTCGGTGACGCACCCCTGATCAAGCTTGGTGGTGACTTCAAGAAGGTCTCAGACTTCCAGAAGCGAATCCCCTCCATTCCTAAggtgctggagctggatCACCTCACCATCACCGGTGCCGTCAACCTTGGCCGCGGCGTAACGCTCAAGGGCACTGTTATCATCGTCGCGACAGAGGGCAGCACCATCGACATTCCCCCTGGATCGATCCTTGAGAACGTGGTTGTCCAGGGTAGCTTGCGCCTGCTCGAACATTAA